A genomic window from Arthrobacter sp. FW305-BF8 includes:
- a CDS encoding FtsK/SpoIIIE domain-containing protein: MSSSLEAAARALTSAHAAALGSVESAKADTLSRRQAAERSAQSAYQKLLTVARNRAAQQVAEHSIAARNLGENLNSAGPSALRAAEYVTLGRLSMPGQSAGVNEVLSAPCVLPLIGRSNLIIEAERGAAAEITRTIVLEALKNTAPAELDVEVFDPLLTGALSPFAPMNAPSGGLFEIMSSSTDLERALGRLTESVHGINNTMRGMHPTLLDFREHTGRPIERLRLVVLLDYPQDIDEERHRKIMALAAAGPAAGISFLILTEGKKQPEWMARDNLRSVGEVIVRENGRLRWLRHPAFELTMQENNSSTLAQEVDHLARSAANASAITVPFTAIQPIRGEWHHSSADGITFNVGISGSETVEITFGDEKDQRHNALVTGAVGQGKSNLLKVIIHSLCERYAPTELELYLLDFKEGVTLYPLAPTPGSPDFLPHARVLGLQSDREFGVAVLRHLVQELTRRAGIFKPFGDNIAKYRAAVPDALMPRIVVIIDEFHVMFEDNDAVASEAAVLLQKLAKLGRAYGVHTILSSQSISGIAALMTTGDGIYAQFPIRLALKNSSAESQATMVLGNDAASMLRGRGQAVLNLDYGAVRANKQIVIAAADDAELNQIRAGWWERTRGCVPEPIVFDGSVEIRPGAALDSTLTLRRLVTEKAAVPSAVLGYPIDVTSTPLNIPLGDEPGRHLAIVGGGQKASTPEAGDIPSNVAVGTLQTAALSLALQHPAGDADFWSFDLLDPVTAEHNGQERWYSTMERLGFPVRRIGRESIADELKTLSAELVDGEVSGRRRYLMAFAFDRAVGLETPDSFSRRPVEDLQTILRDGPAQSTHFLGWWSSGATYKSHIGFGGDGYFDALLLLRMDQAAAQGLLGPFVRWSVRDNRGLLMDRAHLAEPTVVVPFAPLTPGDSKAFLTMDWNA; encoded by the coding sequence ATGTCCAGTTCTCTGGAAGCTGCGGCCCGTGCCCTAACCAGCGCTCACGCCGCCGCACTTGGAAGCGTCGAATCTGCTAAGGCTGACACCCTGTCCCGTCGACAGGCAGCCGAGCGATCTGCGCAGTCCGCGTACCAGAAACTGCTTACGGTGGCCCGAAACCGTGCGGCACAGCAAGTGGCTGAGCATTCCATTGCCGCCAGGAATCTGGGAGAGAACCTGAATTCCGCGGGCCCGTCAGCACTCCGGGCCGCAGAATACGTAACGCTGGGCCGCCTCTCGATGCCGGGACAATCCGCAGGGGTCAATGAAGTGTTATCGGCGCCCTGCGTGCTTCCCCTTATCGGAAGGTCGAACCTCATCATAGAAGCCGAGCGCGGAGCTGCGGCCGAAATAACACGAACTATCGTTCTGGAAGCCCTCAAGAACACCGCCCCGGCCGAACTGGATGTGGAAGTATTCGATCCGCTGCTCACCGGAGCCCTCTCTCCCTTCGCTCCCATGAATGCACCTTCCGGGGGGTTGTTCGAGATCATGAGTTCCAGCACCGACCTGGAGAGGGCGCTGGGCCGACTCACCGAGTCCGTCCACGGAATTAACAACACCATGCGGGGCATGCATCCGACTCTCCTCGATTTTCGGGAACACACGGGCAGGCCGATAGAACGACTCCGCCTTGTCGTGCTGCTGGATTATCCGCAGGACATTGACGAAGAACGTCACCGCAAAATCATGGCTCTGGCCGCTGCAGGGCCTGCAGCGGGGATCAGTTTTCTGATTCTGACCGAAGGCAAGAAACAACCCGAGTGGATGGCACGTGACAATCTCCGGTCCGTCGGAGAAGTGATCGTCAGAGAGAACGGCAGGCTCAGGTGGCTGAGGCACCCAGCGTTTGAACTGACCATGCAAGAAAACAATTCATCGACGCTGGCTCAAGAGGTCGATCATCTCGCCAGGTCGGCGGCTAACGCCTCGGCGATCACAGTTCCCTTCACTGCAATCCAGCCAATTAGAGGAGAGTGGCACCATTCATCGGCGGACGGCATTACCTTCAACGTCGGCATCTCCGGGTCCGAGACAGTGGAGATCACCTTCGGGGACGAAAAGGATCAGCGCCACAACGCGCTCGTCACGGGCGCCGTCGGCCAGGGAAAATCCAACCTTCTCAAAGTGATAATCCACAGTCTTTGTGAACGCTACGCACCGACAGAGCTCGAGCTCTATCTGCTGGATTTCAAGGAGGGTGTGACACTTTATCCGCTCGCGCCTACTCCTGGATCCCCTGATTTTCTGCCGCATGCGCGTGTGCTGGGGCTGCAGAGCGACAGGGAGTTCGGAGTGGCCGTGCTCCGGCACCTCGTGCAGGAGTTGACGCGCCGTGCTGGCATTTTTAAGCCGTTCGGCGACAACATCGCCAAGTACCGGGCCGCGGTTCCGGACGCACTTATGCCCCGAATTGTCGTCATCATCGATGAGTTCCACGTGATGTTCGAAGACAACGACGCGGTTGCCTCGGAGGCCGCCGTTCTCCTCCAGAAGCTTGCCAAGCTTGGCCGTGCCTATGGCGTGCACACTATCCTGTCGTCGCAGTCGATCTCAGGCATTGCCGCCCTCATGACCACGGGCGACGGGATCTACGCCCAATTTCCCATTCGGCTGGCACTGAAAAACTCGTCAGCGGAATCACAGGCGACCATGGTTTTGGGCAATGACGCCGCGTCGATGCTGCGCGGGCGCGGGCAGGCAGTGTTGAACCTCGACTACGGCGCTGTCCGGGCCAACAAACAAATAGTGATTGCCGCAGCCGACGACGCCGAGCTTAACCAGATCAGGGCCGGCTGGTGGGAAAGGACGAGGGGCTGCGTGCCTGAGCCCATCGTCTTCGATGGCAGCGTTGAGATTAGACCGGGCGCGGCTCTCGACTCGACGCTGACGCTGAGGCGTCTGGTCACTGAAAAAGCGGCTGTCCCCTCAGCCGTGCTCGGTTACCCGATCGATGTCACAAGCACCCCGCTCAACATCCCACTGGGAGACGAACCGGGACGCCATCTAGCAATCGTAGGCGGCGGGCAGAAAGCGTCAACGCCGGAGGCAGGCGATATCCCCAGCAACGTGGCAGTCGGGACGCTGCAAACGGCGGCGCTGTCATTGGCATTGCAGCACCCGGCTGGGGATGCCGACTTTTGGAGCTTCGATCTTCTCGATCCCGTGACGGCGGAGCACAACGGCCAGGAACGCTGGTATTCGACGATGGAGAGACTGGGTTTTCCTGTCCGGCGGATTGGACGGGAATCCATTGCAGACGAGCTAAAGACACTGAGCGCGGAGCTCGTAGACGGGGAGGTCAGTGGTAGACGCCGTTATTTGATGGCGTTTGCCTTTGACCGAGCCGTCGGTCTGGAGACCCCGGATTCCTTTTCCCGCCGGCCCGTTGAGGATCTGCAGACCATCCTTCGAGACGGTCCTGCTCAGTCCACGCACTTTCTGGGCTGGTGGTCGAGTGGCGCTACCTACAAGTCCCACATCGGGTTCGGCGGGGACGGATATTTCGATGCTCTCCTACTGCTGAGGATGGACCAAGCCGCTGCCCAAGGTCTCCTCGGCCCATTCGTTCGTTGGTCCGTGCGGGACAACCGCGGGCTCCTCATGGACAGGGCGCACCTTGCCGAACCGACGGTGGTGGTTCCTTTCGCACCACTTACTCCTGGAGATTCCAAGGCCTTCCTCACGATGGACTGGAACGCATGA
- a CDS encoding nucleotide exchange factor GrpE translates to MDDKARNGLYEALQEQARAAQDQIRHRTFESLFREALLAIDRLRSEPASPELVSSAVDELLEVFSRRSLHAVDDGGPFDPRFHEAIASIPANVHLPAGTIAAVHRTGYILDDRLLRPTQVTVAVADTGVGA, encoded by the coding sequence ATGGACGATAAGGCACGCAATGGGCTATACGAGGCGCTGCAGGAACAGGCACGGGCAGCTCAGGACCAGATAAGGCATCGCACCTTCGAGTCTCTCTTCCGCGAGGCTCTGCTCGCCATTGACAGACTCAGATCAGAACCAGCCAGCCCAGAACTCGTCAGCTCTGCCGTCGACGAATTGCTGGAGGTGTTCTCGCGACGTAGCCTTCATGCTGTTGACGACGGGGGCCCGTTTGACCCGCGCTTCCACGAGGCAATCGCATCAATTCCGGCCAACGTCCATTTGCCGGCCGGTACGATAGCGGCGGTCCACCGGACGGGCTACATCCTCGACGACCGGCTCCTCCGGCCCACCCAGGTAACAGTGGCAGTAGCTGACACGGGGGTGGGAGCCTGA
- a CDS encoding tetratricopeptide repeat protein, whose translation MTIVNFYSILEIDKESDADAVRKAVRKQRREWRNRQAHPKAETRAMAEAMTQHISDAEDTLLDPAKRSQYDRQLAEHVPLADGPVPEAQGRNWVQVAREYMAAGHASQANYAGREATGQQPENSEAWYIRGVSSRALNNLADAEFELGEAIRLNPKEASFHCELGDLYGAAGQPRRAEQAYRRASELDPQNVFFQVGVAYSLTAQERPDEALPALKKAVETDPDNDLFKFHYAAALLDSATGKWSQFPDESSTILNEVQLAATREALERISAVGVQDPELRADVDEVARLADRAERVRWFGSDNLLGYVLGMLGAFVAMLVSFGIASGPSGGAAGFFGFLFLLALGLIPIAFVKRHRMPTWRWEQKQAPAMVRNSGLQPIGGQ comes from the coding sequence GTGACAATCGTCAATTTCTACAGCATTCTCGAAATCGACAAAGAATCCGATGCGGACGCTGTACGCAAAGCGGTACGGAAGCAGCGTCGTGAATGGCGGAACCGTCAGGCCCATCCCAAGGCTGAGACCAGGGCAATGGCTGAGGCGATGACCCAGCACATATCCGATGCCGAAGATACGCTCCTGGATCCAGCCAAGCGTTCACAGTACGACCGGCAGCTCGCCGAACACGTCCCTCTAGCGGATGGGCCCGTTCCGGAGGCGCAAGGCCGGAACTGGGTGCAGGTTGCCCGCGAATATATGGCAGCGGGCCATGCAAGTCAGGCAAATTACGCCGGGCGTGAAGCGACGGGTCAGCAGCCAGAAAATTCCGAGGCCTGGTACATCCGCGGCGTGTCCTCCCGTGCTCTTAACAACCTCGCAGACGCGGAATTCGAGCTAGGTGAAGCTATCAGGCTTAATCCCAAGGAAGCATCCTTCCACTGCGAGCTAGGGGATCTGTACGGAGCGGCCGGGCAACCAAGAAGAGCCGAGCAGGCCTACCGGCGTGCCAGCGAGCTTGATCCACAGAACGTCTTTTTCCAGGTTGGCGTCGCTTACTCCCTGACCGCGCAGGAGCGGCCGGATGAGGCCCTGCCAGCGCTCAAAAAGGCAGTCGAAACCGATCCCGACAATGACCTTTTCAAGTTCCACTATGCTGCGGCTCTTTTAGACTCGGCCACCGGGAAATGGTCCCAGTTTCCCGACGAATCCAGTACCATCCTCAACGAAGTGCAACTGGCTGCTACGCGGGAGGCGCTGGAACGGATCAGTGCGGTGGGTGTTCAAGACCCCGAATTGCGGGCAGACGTTGATGAAGTCGCGCGCTTGGCTGATCGCGCCGAACGGGTGAGGTGGTTTGGGTCCGACAACCTGCTGGGCTACGTCTTGGGAATGCTGGGCGCCTTCGTGGCAATGCTGGTTTCGTTCGGCATCGCGTCCGGCCCGTCGGGGGGAGCGGCTGGATTTTTCGGGTTCTTGTTCCTGCTGGCACTGGGGCTGATTCCCATCGCTTTCGTAAAGCGGCACCGAATGCCCACTTGGAGGTGGGAGCAAAAGCAAGCTCCAGCCATGGTCCGGAACAGCGGTTTGCAGCCGATCGGCGGTCAATAA
- a CDS encoding Hsp70 family protein, with protein MAKSIGIDLGTTYCAVAVLRETGQPEILPNRDGEDITPSVVLFQEFAGSDEPLVGTMAKHSAASSPHDVVQFVKRHMGDPAWRFDSSSGAAYTAEEISAVILKRLKEDAELALGEPVNDAVITVPAYFDDARRTATKHAGTIAGLNVLRVLNEPTAAALSFGLDTSVEGTVLVYDLGGGTFDVTLMRLRNGEFDVLGTDGDRNLGGFDFDNRLMEYLASQVKEQGGPDLLSDPFQVASLREKAEMAKRSLTTVASTTVHISVEGKPYRVRVERSHFEKLTADLLRRTEDLTELVLEEGGYTWDKIDHVLLVGGSTRMPMVRALVEGLAGKAADRTVHPDEAVALGASIQAAVENSSASGVSLELYDGAPLVVTDVTSQALGVLTVESDLVTEVNSIIIPRNSKIPAKSGSRFNTVVDNQTSVLVRVTQGDDTDPRFVVEVGEKELSLPPYPKGAAIEVVYAYDIDQTIFVEVIDCTAGTSMGTFEIDRLANLNEEQLKAAGEKISALSVL; from the coding sequence ATGGCGAAATCAATTGGCATCGATCTCGGCACGACGTACTGTGCCGTCGCCGTCCTTAGGGAGACTGGCCAGCCGGAGATACTGCCGAACCGAGATGGTGAGGACATCACACCATCAGTTGTCCTGTTTCAGGAATTTGCCGGTTCGGACGAGCCACTCGTGGGCACCATGGCGAAGCATTCTGCGGCCAGTTCACCGCACGACGTAGTCCAGTTCGTGAAGCGTCACATGGGGGACCCCGCCTGGCGCTTCGACTCGTCCTCGGGCGCGGCGTACACCGCAGAGGAGATTTCTGCTGTCATCCTCAAACGGCTCAAGGAAGACGCTGAACTGGCCCTGGGAGAACCGGTGAATGATGCGGTCATTACCGTTCCGGCTTACTTCGACGATGCCCGACGCACGGCCACCAAGCATGCCGGCACCATAGCCGGCTTAAACGTCCTCCGGGTACTGAACGAGCCCACAGCAGCGGCTCTGTCATTCGGCCTGGACACTTCGGTTGAAGGGACGGTCCTGGTTTATGACCTGGGCGGCGGTACGTTCGATGTGACGCTCATGCGGCTCCGCAACGGAGAATTCGACGTGCTCGGCACGGACGGGGACCGCAATCTCGGGGGCTTCGACTTCGACAACCGCCTGATGGAGTATCTCGCGAGCCAGGTCAAGGAGCAGGGTGGTCCCGACCTTCTCAGTGACCCCTTTCAGGTGGCGAGCCTCCGTGAAAAAGCGGAAATGGCAAAACGAAGCCTGACCACTGTGGCCTCCACCACCGTTCACATCTCAGTGGAAGGCAAGCCCTACCGCGTTCGGGTAGAGCGAAGCCACTTTGAAAAATTGACCGCTGACCTGCTCAGACGTACCGAAGACCTGACCGAACTCGTCCTCGAAGAGGGCGGCTATACCTGGGACAAGATTGACCACGTACTCCTTGTTGGCGGTTCAACGCGGATGCCCATGGTGCGTGCGCTGGTCGAAGGGTTGGCGGGAAAGGCGGCGGACCGTACCGTGCACCCGGATGAAGCTGTCGCCCTTGGTGCTTCCATACAGGCCGCCGTTGAGAATTCCTCGGCATCCGGGGTTTCCCTCGAGCTTTACGACGGTGCGCCCTTGGTCGTTACCGACGTAACGTCCCAGGCGCTCGGAGTCTTAACGGTCGAAAGTGATTTGGTGACAGAGGTCAACTCGATCATCATTCCCAGAAACAGCAAGATTCCCGCAAAGTCCGGAAGTCGCTTCAACACTGTGGTCGATAACCAAACATCGGTCCTTGTTCGAGTCACCCAGGGCGACGATACCGACCCCCGGTTCGTCGTGGAAGTCGGTGAGAAGGAACTTTCCCTACCCCCGTACCCCAAGGGCGCCGCAATCGAAGTCGTTTATGCCTACGACATTGACCAGACCATCTTCGTCGAGGTGATCGATTGCACGGCGGGAACGTCAATGGGGACCTTCGAAATTGACCGTCTCGCCAATCTAAACGAAGAACAGCTGAAAGCTGCCGGCGAGAAGATCTCCGCACTCTCGGTGCTCTAG
- the istB gene encoding IS21-like element helper ATPase IstB: protein MSITTANSTAPALPADLEALMRQLKMPHARAIAPDVLATARAQRWEPAEVIKALLAEETKGRARSMLATRRKAAGFPTGKTFALWDEAASSIPAPTQQALRTLEWIHRKENLVVCGPSGTGKTFFLEALGQQAVEEGMRVAWFTLEDLGALIRSHRADDTVTRAVARILRADLVVVDDIGLLAVATDAAEGLYRVVDAAYEKRAVAVSSNLHPAGFDELMPKTLATATVDRLLHHAHVCQTTGDSIRLTQALAGKGVMPLN from the coding sequence ATGAGCATCACGACCGCGAACAGCACCGCACCGGCTCTGCCCGCCGACCTCGAGGCACTCATGCGGCAACTGAAAATGCCCCACGCCCGCGCCATCGCCCCGGACGTGTTGGCCACCGCCCGCGCTCAGCGCTGGGAACCGGCCGAGGTCATCAAAGCACTGCTCGCGGAGGAGACCAAGGGCCGGGCCCGGTCGATGCTCGCCACCCGCCGCAAGGCTGCAGGGTTCCCGACCGGCAAGACGTTCGCCCTCTGGGACGAAGCCGCGTCCTCGATCCCGGCACCGACCCAACAGGCCCTGCGCACCCTGGAATGGATCCACCGGAAAGAAAACCTCGTCGTCTGCGGCCCCTCCGGGACCGGAAAGACATTCTTCCTCGAAGCCCTCGGCCAGCAGGCCGTCGAAGAAGGGATGCGCGTCGCCTGGTTCACCCTTGAGGACCTCGGCGCCCTGATCCGTTCGCACCGGGCCGACGACACCGTCACCCGGGCCGTGGCTAGGATCCTGCGCGCAGATCTCGTGGTCGTGGATGACATCGGCCTCCTCGCCGTGGCCACCGACGCCGCCGAAGGCCTCTACCGGGTCGTCGACGCAGCCTATGAAAAACGGGCCGTCGCGGTCTCCTCGAACCTTCACCCCGCAGGCTTCGACGAGCTCATGCCCAAAACCCTGGCCACCGCGACTGTGGACCGGCTCCTGCACCACGCCCACGTCTGCCAAACCACCGGCGACTCCATCCGCCTCACCCAGGCCCTGGCCGGAAAGGGCGTCATGCCACTGAACTAA
- the istA gene encoding IS21 family transposase, whose amino-acid sequence MKDALETVKILAAYDLTKSLRGAAELSGCSHHTVDRLVQARDAGRAPGGVTDRPRVTDEWLPKIEEWVEKSKGRIRADVIHDKLAAMGYRGSDRSTRRAVSQVKEAYRRGNKRVHRPWITEPGAWLQYDFGDGPVIDGVKTVLFVAWLAWSRFRIVIPLRDRTAPSVFSALDRSFRLLGGAPTYVLTDNEKTVTTMHVAGVPVRNQQTLAFARHYSVEVLTCQPADPASKGGVESSVKIAKADLVPKDTNLRDEYASFAALETACTAFMDQINTREHRTTRRRPVDMLAEEAASLHRVPDTAHTLAYGVGRRVPENTPMVSVENAQYSVPAHLLGAEVFARFHGTGPDAQVVIVHVGAGGPVEVARHRLARPGSPAILDAHFPDHQQKVPGDYKPVPRSTAEAEFLGIGAGARTWLLEAAAAGAQRINVKMAEAVALAKIAGTAEVDKALGVAAIHHRFAHGDLASLLNAGGNHTGLRTAAEDKSLTQGTAGWAGLGTTGAGEGAR is encoded by the coding sequence ATGAAGGATGCCCTAGAAACCGTGAAAATTCTTGCTGCCTATGATCTGACCAAGTCGCTGCGCGGTGCAGCGGAGCTGTCGGGTTGTTCCCACCACACTGTTGACCGGCTGGTCCAGGCCCGTGATGCCGGGCGTGCACCGGGCGGTGTGACGGACCGGCCCCGGGTCACCGACGAGTGGCTTCCAAAGATCGAGGAATGGGTCGAAAAGTCCAAGGGCCGGATCCGCGCCGATGTCATCCATGACAAGCTCGCCGCGATGGGCTACCGAGGTTCGGACCGCTCCACCCGCCGCGCCGTTTCCCAGGTCAAAGAGGCCTACCGGCGCGGGAACAAAAGGGTCCACCGTCCCTGGATCACCGAGCCAGGCGCCTGGCTTCAGTACGATTTCGGCGACGGGCCCGTCATCGACGGGGTCAAGACCGTACTGTTCGTCGCCTGGCTGGCCTGGTCCCGGTTCCGCATCGTGATCCCGCTGCGTGACCGGACGGCGCCGAGCGTGTTCTCCGCCCTGGACCGGTCATTCCGGCTGCTCGGCGGCGCGCCAACGTATGTGCTGACCGATAACGAGAAGACCGTCACCACCATGCATGTGGCCGGCGTGCCGGTCCGTAACCAGCAGACGCTGGCGTTCGCCAGGCACTACTCCGTCGAGGTGCTCACCTGCCAGCCGGCGGACCCGGCATCCAAGGGCGGGGTCGAATCGTCTGTGAAGATCGCCAAGGCAGACCTGGTGCCCAAGGACACCAACCTGCGAGACGAATACGCCTCGTTCGCCGCGCTCGAGACGGCCTGCACCGCGTTCATGGACCAGATCAACACGCGCGAGCACCGGACCACCCGCCGCCGCCCGGTCGACATGCTCGCCGAGGAGGCCGCGTCCCTGCACCGCGTCCCGGACACAGCGCATACCCTCGCCTACGGGGTCGGGCGCCGGGTGCCGGAAAACACGCCGATGGTCTCGGTCGAAAACGCCCAATACTCCGTGCCTGCCCATCTGCTCGGCGCCGAGGTGTTCGCCCGCTTCCACGGGACCGGCCCGGATGCTCAGGTCGTGATCGTGCATGTTGGTGCCGGCGGGCCGGTCGAGGTCGCCCGGCACCGACTTGCCCGGCCCGGGTCCCCGGCGATCCTGGACGCACATTTCCCGGACCATCAGCAGAAGGTGCCCGGCGACTACAAACCCGTGCCGCGGTCCACGGCGGAAGCAGAATTCCTGGGCATTGGCGCCGGCGCGAGGACCTGGCTGCTGGAGGCCGCCGCGGCCGGAGCGCAGCGGATCAACGTGAAGATGGCCGAGGCTGTCGCGCTGGCCAAGATCGCGGGGACTGCCGAGGTCGATAAGGCCCTGGGCGTTGCCGCGATCCACCACCGCTTCGCGCACGGCGACCTCGCGTCGCTGTTGAACGCGGGCGGAAACCACACCGGGCTGCGCACCGCCGCGGAGGACAAGTCCCTCACCCAGGGCACCGCCGGGTGGGCCGGCCTCGGCACCACCGGCGCCGGGGAGGGCGCCCGATGA
- a CDS encoding sensor histidine kinase, whose protein sequence is MSKAGPISRASIDFVLGRSTGIFALVLYCLSLPVVLAQIPLHNLWWDLLFMAGIPAAILWMMLVRKSLVWLRIAAGVAATLMISSYLLWFLGLLGDGSQIGSRPWPWGVAGVGIALAAIASSVGAAAVYGTVFCVLIVLVPLAAAGNTQVGTGAVQDALLTAALAVVIIAPITALRRAASASDRAAIAAVSSFAAAARAEAIRVERSRLDALTHDTVMATLIVAGQARSPEVVDAAQKAAVDALSNLPTLAGEPNVDSAFVGEDELVSRLRAATARYGPSISSHTGLAETETQWAIPLGAARALIQAATEAVRNSFLHAPAAPAELTIACRPGSAAAGPEVAIDITDRGPGFDTGALPQERLGVRVSILQRMREAGGEARITSSPTGGTHVHLTWRMPADHG, encoded by the coding sequence GTGAGCAAGGCAGGGCCCATTTCCCGGGCCAGCATCGACTTCGTCCTTGGCCGCTCCACCGGCATCTTCGCGCTCGTGCTCTACTGCCTGTCGCTGCCCGTTGTCCTGGCCCAAATACCGTTGCACAATTTGTGGTGGGATCTGCTCTTCATGGCGGGAATCCCGGCCGCAATACTGTGGATGATGCTCGTTCGGAAATCGCTCGTGTGGCTTCGGATCGCTGCCGGCGTTGCCGCTACTCTGATGATCTCAAGCTATCTCTTGTGGTTTCTGGGGCTTCTAGGCGACGGCAGCCAGATTGGGTCAAGGCCCTGGCCATGGGGCGTAGCCGGTGTTGGCATCGCCTTGGCCGCCATTGCTTCGAGCGTCGGGGCGGCAGCAGTGTATGGAACCGTGTTTTGCGTCCTGATTGTGTTGGTGCCGCTGGCGGCGGCTGGTAACACTCAGGTGGGGACCGGTGCCGTTCAGGACGCGCTCCTGACCGCTGCTTTGGCGGTAGTGATAATCGCGCCGATCACGGCCTTGCGCCGAGCAGCTTCAGCTTCAGACCGGGCAGCGATTGCCGCCGTTTCCAGTTTCGCTGCCGCTGCCCGCGCAGAGGCCATCCGAGTTGAAAGATCCAGGCTGGACGCGCTGACCCACGATACGGTGATGGCAACCCTCATCGTGGCGGGGCAGGCCCGTTCTCCCGAAGTGGTGGACGCCGCGCAGAAAGCCGCCGTGGACGCCCTTTCCAACCTGCCAACCCTGGCCGGGGAACCGAACGTGGACAGTGCATTCGTCGGTGAGGACGAACTGGTTAGCCGGCTCCGCGCAGCCACAGCCCGGTACGGGCCCAGCATCAGCTCTCATACAGGTCTGGCGGAAACCGAAACCCAGTGGGCCATTCCGCTGGGCGCGGCGCGTGCACTCATCCAGGCAGCCACAGAAGCCGTAAGAAACAGCTTCCTCCACGCGCCGGCTGCGCCGGCAGAACTGACCATCGCATGCCGGCCGGGATCGGCTGCCGCGGGGCCGGAAGTGGCTATTGATATTACCGACCGTGGACCAGGATTCGACACAGGCGCGCTCCCACAGGAGCGGCTGGGCGTCCGGGTGTCCATCCTCCAAAGGATGCGCGAGGCAGGCGGCGAAGCCCGGATCACGTCGAGCCCCACCGGCGGCACCCATGTCCACCTCACGTGGAGGATGCCCGCGGATCATGGATAA
- a CDS encoding helix-turn-helix transcriptional regulator, with protein sequence MDRRVVRVGVVDDHEAVRIGFAAAASVEAKTAEVPVVAVRLADTVGSLLAGSNGMFDVVALDMSLADGSRPGDNVRRIVQAGYPVLVFSVGDRPDALREALAAGASGVSRKSDDIRDTLNLVRQVADGATIDNQDLAAAIDGDAEFVVALSDRERETLGLYAAGFTRTQIASRMNVSSNTVGTNIKRIREKYAAADRPAATKLELYHRAVEDGVVPSERL encoded by the coding sequence ATGGATCGTCGTGTTGTCAGGGTCGGGGTTGTTGACGATCACGAAGCCGTCCGCATTGGGTTCGCGGCCGCAGCGTCGGTGGAGGCCAAGACTGCGGAGGTCCCGGTTGTTGCGGTGAGGCTCGCGGACACAGTTGGCTCACTGTTGGCTGGCTCCAACGGGATGTTCGATGTGGTGGCTCTGGACATGTCCCTGGCCGACGGATCCCGTCCAGGGGACAACGTGCGCAGGATTGTGCAGGCCGGGTACCCCGTTTTGGTCTTCAGCGTCGGTGACAGGCCGGACGCTCTTAGGGAGGCGCTCGCGGCCGGTGCCTCCGGCGTATCAAGGAAGTCCGATGACATCCGTGACACGCTGAACCTCGTGCGCCAGGTGGCGGACGGGGCGACCATCGACAACCAGGACTTGGCGGCAGCCATTGACGGAGATGCCGAATTCGTCGTGGCGTTGAGCGACAGGGAACGCGAGACCTTGGGGTTGTACGCCGCTGGATTCACGCGGACGCAGATCGCGTCAAGAATGAACGTTTCTTCCAATACGGTAGGAACAAATATCAAGCGTATCCGCGAGAAATACGCCGCTGCCGACAGGCCTGCCGCCACCAAGCTGGAGCTCTACCACCGGGCTGTGGAGGACGGCGTCGTTCCCTCCGAGCGGTTGTGA
- a CDS encoding GNAT family N-acetyltransferase encodes MQIFLETQRLALRQFTARDADLLVELDGDPRVMRYITGGAPTPREEIEGDYLPAFLGYYKRFPGYGFWAAVEKSTGEFLGWFHYRPAPGDPPDQPELGYRLRCEAWGKGYATEGSRALIAKGFAEFGVQRVVAQTMAVNTASRRVMEKSGMRLVRNFVADWPVSIPGDEHGDVEYAISRSEWELNQAAVVER; translated from the coding sequence ATGCAGATATTCCTGGAGACACAGCGGCTCGCGCTGCGTCAGTTCACTGCCCGCGACGCGGACCTGCTCGTGGAGCTCGACGGCGATCCGCGCGTGATGCGGTACATCACCGGCGGCGCTCCGACACCCCGGGAAGAGATTGAAGGCGACTACCTTCCGGCGTTCCTGGGCTACTACAAGCGATTTCCTGGCTACGGCTTCTGGGCCGCGGTGGAGAAATCGACGGGAGAGTTCCTCGGCTGGTTCCACTACCGGCCCGCCCCCGGCGATCCGCCCGACCAGCCGGAACTGGGCTACCGGCTGCGCTGCGAGGCGTGGGGCAAGGGATACGCCACCGAGGGCTCCCGTGCGCTGATCGCCAAGGGGTTTGCAGAGTTCGGCGTGCAGCGGGTCGTTGCCCAGACCATGGCAGTGAACACCGCCTCGCGGCGGGTGATGGAGAAATCGGGGATGCGCCTCGTGCGTAACTTCGTCGCTGACTGGCCGGTGTCCATTCCCGGCGATGAACACGGCGACGTCGAGTACGCGATCTCCCGGAGTGAGTGGGAACTGAACCAGGCCGCCGTCGTTGAACGCTGA